One window of the Runella slithyformis DSM 19594 genome contains the following:
- a CDS encoding helix-turn-helix domain-containing protein: MKAKYKPSDYEILRRRCVELKEAGWKQKDITSALGLTEGWVSQTLKKYRELGAEGLLARKPPGSLPKLTSEQLSQLVEELKQGAVSHGFPGHIWTRSRVNELIGRLFGVSYDLTQVGRILKKLGWSLQKPAKKARQQSKQKVQQWREETVPELKKSRG, from the coding sequence ATGAAAGCAAAATACAAACCATCAGATTACGAAATACTACGTCGCCGCTGCGTGGAGTTGAAAGAAGCGGGTTGGAAGCAGAAGGACATCACCTCGGCTCTTGGACTGACCGAGGGCTGGGTAAGCCAGACGCTGAAAAAGTATCGGGAGTTGGGGGCGGAAGGCTTGCTGGCCCGAAAGCCGCCAGGTTCGTTGCCTAAACTGACGTCAGAACAGCTTTCGCAGCTTGTCGAAGAGCTTAAACAAGGTGCTGTCAGCCACGGTTTTCCCGGCCACATCTGGACACGCTCTCGTGTCAACGAGTTGATTGGCAGGCTATTCGGTGTCAGCTACGACCTAACGCAGGTGGGGCGTATCCTAAAAAAACTGGGATGGAGCTTGCAGAAGCCCGCCAAAAAGGCTCGCCAGCAGAGCAAGCAGAAAGTCCAGCAGTGGCGGGAAGAGACGGTACCGGAATTAAAAAAAAGCCGAGGATGA
- a CDS encoding IS630 family transposase, whose translation MLPLVCRTWAPKGKTPIIEEKAGKEHLSLIAAMAPNGRLYVGGQDKAYNSEGVVDFLEYLCRRYRSKDLIVIWDGATIHRSQAIKDFLARKKGRVHLVALPGYSPELNPVELLWSQLKRELKNRVFLDLTDLAEVLKEKIEEVRKDTELLVSFFKKKEVAFFTG comes from the coding sequence CTGCTCCCCCTCGTTTGCCGTACGTGGGCACCCAAGGGTAAAACGCCCATTATCGAGGAGAAGGCGGGCAAAGAACACCTCAGTCTGATCGCCGCGATGGCCCCTAATGGGAGGCTGTACGTCGGCGGACAAGACAAGGCATACAATAGTGAGGGGGTGGTTGACTTTCTGGAGTACCTATGCCGCAGGTACCGCAGCAAGGACTTGATCGTGATCTGGGATGGCGCGACCATCCACCGTAGCCAAGCCATAAAGGACTTTTTGGCGCGCAAGAAAGGGCGCGTGCACCTTGTGGCCCTGCCTGGTTATAGCCCGGAACTGAACCCGGTCGAGTTGCTGTGGAGTCAGTTAAAAAGAGAGCTCAAAAACCGGGTATTCCTCGACCTGACAGATTTGGCCGAAGTGTTGAAAGAAAAAATTGAGGAGGTCAGAAAAGACACGGAATTGCTGGTTTCATTCTTTAAAAAGAAGGAAGTAGCTTTCTTTACAGGATAA
- a CDS encoding outer membrane protein assembly factor BamB family protein, which produces MNKGEILWQVPLGEDKKLAQMGIKQSGMYNRGGCIATAGGLIFIAATGDRKFRAYDQKTGKIVWETELPGVGTAIPSTYAINQRQFVTIAVSPNQSTGYKGGYLTFSIDN; this is translated from the coding sequence ATAAATAAAGGAGAAATATTGTGGCAAGTACCCCTGGGAGAAGATAAAAAATTAGCCCAAATGGGTATTAAACAGTCGGGGATGTACAATCGAGGTGGTTGTATAGCGACCGCTGGAGGACTGATTTTTATTGCTGCTACGGGTGATAGGAAGTTTCGGGCGTATGACCAAAAGACAGGTAAAATAGTTTGGGAAACCGAATTGCCTGGAGTTGGAACAGCAATACCATCTACTTATGCCATCAATCAAAGACAATTCGTGACGATAGCGGTTAGTCCAAATCAATCCACAGGATATAAAGGCGGTTATTTAACATTTAGCATAGACAATTAA